ACAACCAGGGCAGGAAATAAAGCCCTGGTTGTAAATTGCACAATGAAGATCAGAGGTGGGTAACGATTTCTTTAATCAGAGGTGGGCCTTTAAAAATAAACCCGGAATAGATCTGAACAAGCGATGCACCCGCCGCCATCTTCTCGCGCGCGGCCATCACCGAATCGATACCGCCTACGCCGATAATAGGTAACTGCCCTTTTAATTCGGTAGACAGCATTCGGATAATTTCCGTACTTTTTAGCTGTAATGGACGACCGCTTAAACCGCCAGTTTCATCACAGTATTTCATTCCCTGAACGAGGGAACGATCGAGTGTGGTATTGGTCGCAATAACACCATCGATATTATGGCGAACTAAACTGTCGGCCACCTGGATCAATTCTTCAGGCGAAAGATCCGGGGCGATCTTAACCGCTACTGGAACATATTTGTGGTGAACAGATTGCAGTTCAGTTTGTTTATTTTTAATCGCTGACAGCAAATCGTCCAGCGCTTCACCATATTGCAGCGTACGCAGACCCGGGGTATTCGGTGACGAAATATTGACCGCAATATAACCGGCGTAGGCGTAGACTTTTTCCATACAAATCAGATAGTCATCTTTGCCCTGCTCGACTGGCGTGTCTTTATTTTTGCCGATATTAATACCGAGGATCCCGTCGAAATGGGATTTTTTAACGTTCTCAACCAGGTTATCAACGCCCAGGTTATTAAAGCCCATGCGGTTGATGAGACCTTCGGCATCGACCAGACGGAAGATCCTCGGTTTGTCGTTCCCTGGTTGCGGGCGCGGTGTGACGGTACCGACTTCAATCGAGCCGAAGCCCATCGCGCCGAATGCATCAATGCACTCCCCGTTCTTATCAAGTCCGGCGGCTAAACCCAGCGGGTTTTTAAACGTCAGCCCCATGCAGGTGACCGGTTTTGACGGCACTTTCTGGCGCACAAGCGCTTCGAATGGCGTGCCAGTTACACGGCGTAATTGTTGAAACGTGACTTCATGAGCGCGCTCAGGATCGAGCTGGAAAAGGGCTTTACGAACGAAGGGGTAGTACATGAACTCTCCTGGATTCCCGGTAGCAAACCGGGGGCGTATTATGTTCGATCCGCCGGCGAAAGGGAATTGACCTGTCGCAAAAAATGCCGCAATAAGCGCAAACGTTTACTTAATTGCAGTTTTTGGCAATCCAGTGCCAGAAAAATCATTTAGCGAACGCCCCTGCCTCTGACACACTCCAGATAAATGTTATCAATGTTAGATAAAAGCAAACATTTAGTTATAAGGAGAGGTTATGCGTGTCATTACGTTAGCGGGCAGCCCGCGTTTTCCTTCACGTTCCAGCGCGCTGCTGGAATATGCCAGAGAGACCCTCTCCCGGGTGGACGTCAAGGTCTGTCACTGGCATTTGCAGAATTTCGAACCGGAAGATTTGCTCTATGCGCGTTTTGACAGCCCTGCTCTGCTGGCGCTTATCGAACAACTGGCGCAGGCAGACGGCCTGATTGTCGCCACGCCGGTCTATAAAGCCTCTTTTTCGGGCGCATTAAAAACCCTGCTCGACCTGTTACCGGAACGCGCGCTGGAAGGCAAAGTAGTGCTGCCGCTGGCCACCGGCGGCACCGTGGCGCACATGCTGGCGGTGGATTACGCCCTGAAACCTGTACTCAACGCCCTGAAAGCACAGGAAATCCTGCACGGTGTTTTCGCCGATGACAGCCAGGTTCAGGATTATCAGCACAAACCGCAGTTCAGCCCAAACCTACAAAAACGCCTTGATAGCGCGCTGGAAACCTTCTGGCAGGCGCTGCACCGCCGCGACATCCGCGTTCCGGCCTTCCATCTTCCGCAAGGAGTCGCCCATGTTTAATCTGTTTCGTCCCCGCATTCGCAGCCTGGCGCTGACCGGGTTGCTGACCCTTTCGGCCTGGAGCCACGCGGCAGAACCTGCGCCTGACGCGCTGCGCATCGGTTACCAGAAAGGCAGCATTAGTATGGTGCTAGCGAAAAGCCACCAGCTTCTGGAAAAACGCTACCCGACCACCAAATTCTCGTGGGTAGAATTTCCCGCAGGCCCGCAAATGCTCGAAGCATTGAACGTTGGCAGCATTGATTTGGGCAGTACCGGCGATATCCCGCCTATATTCGCGCAGGCCGCAGGGGCCGATTTAGTTTACGTCGGCGTCGAACCGCCGAAACCGAAAGCGGAAGTGATTCTGGTGCCGGAAAACAGCCCAATCAAAACCGTGGCTGATTTGAAAGGCCATAAAGTGGCGTTACAGAAAGGCTCCAGTTCACACAACCTCTTACTGCGCGCATTACAGCATGCTGGCCTGAAATTTACCGATATTCAACCCATCTGGCTGACGCCCGCCGACGCCCGTGCGGCATTCCAGCAGGGTGACGTTGACGCCTGGACCATCTGGGACCCGTACTATTCCGCCGCGTTATTGCATGGCGGCGTGCGAGTCCTGGCCGACGGCAGCGAGCTGAAGCAAACCGGCTCCTTCTATTTAGCCTCGCGCCCTTACGCTGAGAAAAACGGTGCCTTTATAGAAGGCGTCCTTGACACCTTTAGTCAGGCCGATGCCCTGACGATTAGCCAGCGTCAGCAAAGCACTGAGCTGCTGGCGAAAACGATGGGCCTGCCGGAAGCGGTGATTACCAGCTACCTCAGCCATCGCCCACCGACCGCCATCGGTCCTGTCAGCGAAGAAACAGCCCGTCGCCAGCAGGACACCGCCGATCTGTTTTATGAAAATCACCTGGTGCCGAAAAAAGTCGACATCAATAGCCGCATTTGGCAGCCCACTTCTCAGCCTTCAGCAGCCCAACAAGGAGCTAAATCATGAGCCTGAATATGTTCTGGTTTTTACCGACGCATGGCGACGGTCACTATCTTGGCAGTGACGATAACGCCCGTCCGGTCGATCACGGTTATCTCCAGCAGATTGCCCAGACCGCAGACCGCCTCGGCTTCACCGGCGTGCTGATCCCAACCGGTCGCTCCTGCGAAGATGCCTGGCTGGTTGCGGCGTCGATGATCCCGGTAACGCAACGGCTCAAATTCCTGGTTGCTCTTCGCCCAAGCGTGATTTCCCCTACCGTCGCCGCCCGCCAGGCCGCGACGCTGGACAGATTATCCAACGGCCGCGCACTGTTTAACCTGGTGACCGGCAGCGATCCGCAGGAATTAGCCGCCGACGGTGTCTTCCTCGATCACACTGAACGCTATGAAGCCTCCGCGGAATTTACGCATATCTGGCGGCGCCTGCTGGAAGGCGAAACCGTCGATTTTGACGGTAAATATCAAAAAGTGCGTGGCGCTAAACTGATGTTTCCACCGGTTCAGCAGCCGCGTCCTCCGCTCTATTTTGGCGGCTCGTCGGACGTGGCACAGGATCTGGCAGCCGAACAAGTTGACCTCTATCTGACCTGGGGCGAACCGCCTGCGCAGGTAAAAGAAAAGATAGCCCAGGTCCGCGCGAAGGCCGCTAAACACGGGCGTAAAGTCAGGTTTGGTATTCGTCTGCACGTGATTGTGCGCGAAACCAATGCCGAAGCCTGGGAGGCTGCCAACCGACTGATTTCCCGCCTCGATGACGACACCATCGCCAAAGCGCAGGCGGCATTCGCCCGCACCGATTCCGTTGGCCAGCAGCGGATGGCGGCCCTGCACGGGGGGCAGCGAGACAAACTCGAAATCAGCCCTAACCTGTGGGCAGGCGTTGGTTTGGTTCGCGGCGGCGCGGGTACGGCGCTGGTGGGCGATGGCCCAACCGTGGCCGCGCGCATTAATGAATATGCGGCCCTGGGTATCGACAGCTTTGTGCTTTCCGGATATCCGCATCTGGAAGAGGCTTACAAAGTGGGTGAACTACTGTTCCCGCACCTGGACGTCGCCATCCCGGAAATCCCTCAGCCGCCTGCATTGCAGGTGCAGGGCGAAGCCGTCGCCAATGAGTTTTTACCGCGCAAAGTCGCGCAGAGTTAAGGAGTCTTTATGGCAACGCCTGCAAATAAGTGGTTGCTCCGCGTTGCCCCCTGGCTGCTGCCGGTGGGCATCGTCATCCTGTGGCAAATTGCCTCGGTGACAGGCTGGCTTTCGAGCCGCATTCTGCCGTCGCCTGAAGGCGTCGTCGAAGCGTTCTGGTCACTTTCAGCCAGTGGCGAACTGTGGCAGCACCTGGCGATCAGCTCGTGGCGGGCCCTGGTAGGTTTCTCTATTGGCGGCTCAATTGGCCTGATTCTCGGGCTTATCAGCGGGCTGTCGCGTTGGGGAGAACGTCTGCTCGATACCTCGATTCAAATGCTGCGCAATGTGCCGCATCTGGCGCTGATCCCGCTGGTGATTCTGTGGTTTGGCATTGATGAAAGCGCCAAGATTTTCCTCGTTGCCCTCGGCACGCTGTTCCCGATTTATATCAATACCTGGCATGGGATCCGCAATATTGACCAGGGACTGGTGGAGATGGCGCGCAGCTATGGTTTATCCGGCCCGGCGCTGTTTTGGCATGTGATCCTGCCCGGCGCCCTGCCCTCGATTATGGTCGGTGTACGCTTTGCGTTGGGCCTGATGTGGCTGACGCTGATTGTTGCGGAGACGATTTCTGCCAACGCCGGGATTGGCTATCTGGCGATGAACGCCCGCGAATTTCTGCAAACCGACGTCGTGGTGGTTGCCATTATTCTTTATGCCCTGCTGGGTAAACTGGCGGATGTTAGCGCGCAATTGCTGGAGCGCGTCTGGCTGCGCTGGAATCCGGCTTACCAATTGAAGGAGGCTTCCGTATGAATACGGCTCGTCTGAATCCAGGCATCCCGCTGTTGCTGAACAATATTGGTAAACGCTACGGCAGCAATACGGTGCTCAATGAACTCGATCTTCACATTCCAGCCGGGCAGTTTGTGGCGGTAGTTGGGCGCAGCGGCGGCGGGAAAAGTACGCTCCTGCGCTTACTCGCCGGGCTAGAAAAACCCAATGCGGGCGAGCTGCTGGCGGGCAACGGTCCGCTGGCTGCAAGTCAGCAAGAAACGCGCATGATGTTTCAGGATGCGCGGCTGCTGCCCTGGAAAACGGTTATCGATAACGTCGGTTTGGGCCTGAAAGGAAAATGGCGTGATGCGGCGCTGGAAGCACTCGCGGCCGTTGGCCTGGAAAACCGTGCCGGAGAATGGCCTGCGGCGCTTTCTGGCGGTCAAAAGCAGCGAGTGGCCCTGGCGCGAGCGCTGATTCATCGCCCAGGCTTATTGCTGCTGGATGAGCCACTCGGGGCGCTGGATGCGCTGACGCGTCTTGAAATGCAGGATTTGATCGAGTCGTTGTGGCTGTCCCAGGGGTTCACCGTGTTGCTGGTGACGCACGATGTCAGCGAAGCGGTGGCGATGGCCGACCGGGTGCTGTTGATTGAAGACGGGAAGATTGGGCTGGATTTGACGATTGATCTCCCGCGCCCGCGCCGGAAAGGGTCCGTGCGTTTGGCGGAACTGGAAGCGGAAGTGTTGAACCGGGTGTTGAAACGTGGGGGATCGGAGCAACAAATTAAAAGGTGGGCATCGGCGAATGCCTGATGCCCACCCCGTGAGAACAAAACAATGTAGGCCCGGTAAGCGCTAGCGCCACCGGGCATTTTTTTACGCTAACGCTTTGGTGATTTTCTCGAACAGATCGCCCGACAAATTCTCCAGCCCTTTCAGCTGTTCCAACGCGGCACGCATTTTTTCCTGACGTGCTGCATCGTAACGTTTCAGACGAATCAACGGCTCAATCAGACGCGACGCCACCTGCGGGTTACGGCTGTTCAACTCGGTCAGCATTTCGGCCAGGAACTGGTAGCCGCTGCCGTCTTCCGCATGGAACGCTGCCGGGTTGCTCATCGCAAAAGCACCAATCAGCGAACGGATACGGTTCGGGTTGCTCAGGGTAAACGAACGGTGTTTTAGCAGGCTACGCACGGTTTCCAGCACGTTCTCTGCCGGGCTGGTGGACTGGAGAATGAACCATTTGTCCATTACCAGGCCGTCGTGATGCCATTTGTCGTCGTACTCCTGCATCAGCGCGTCACGGCACGGCAACTGTGCGGCAACGGCCGCCGCCAACGCCGCCAGGGCATCGGTCATGTTGTCAGCGTGATGATACTGATGCGTCACCAGCGTATCGGCCAGCTCTGCATCGCCAAACGCCAGGTAGCGCAGACAGGTGTTACGCAGCGAACGCTTACCGATGTCAGCATGCTCCACGCGATAAGCGTCGAGTTTGTTGACGTTGTAGACGGCGAGGAATTCATCCGCCAGCTCTTTCGCAAGCGTACGGGTCAGTGCTTCGCGCACCGTGGCAATGGCGACGGGATCGATAATCTCGAACAGTTCCGCGATTTCATTCACCGACGGCAGGGTGAGGATTTCTGCGGCCAGGGCCGGATCAATCTTCTCATCCAGCAATATCGCCCGGAACGCATCAGCCACATGCAGCGGCAGCGACAGCGGCTGACCCTGCTGATGACGGTTCACATTCAGCTTGATGTAAGTCGCGAGCAGGCTCTGCGCCGCATCCCAACGAGAGAAATCGTTTCGCGCGTGACGCATCAGGAATGTCAGCTGCTGATCGCTCCATTTATATTCCAGTTTCACTGGCGCGGAGAATTCGCGCAGCAGCGACGGCACCGGCTGGAAGTAGACGTTATCAAAGATGAACGTCTGCTCGGCCTGAGTCACGTTCAGCACGTTATGCACCGGATGACCGCCCTTCTGCAGT
This DNA window, taken from Scandinavium goeteborgense, encodes the following:
- the pyrD gene encoding quinone-dependent dihydroorotate dehydrogenase, yielding MYYPFVRKALFQLDPERAHEVTFQQLRRVTGTPFEALVRQKVPSKPVTCMGLTFKNPLGLAAGLDKNGECIDAFGAMGFGSIEVGTVTPRPQPGNDKPRIFRLVDAEGLINRMGFNNLGVDNLVENVKKSHFDGILGINIGKNKDTPVEQGKDDYLICMEKVYAYAGYIAVNISSPNTPGLRTLQYGEALDDLLSAIKNKQTELQSVHHKYVPVAVKIAPDLSPEELIQVADSLVRHNIDGVIATNTTLDRSLVQGMKYCDETGGLSGRPLQLKSTEIIRMLSTELKGQLPIIGVGGIDSVMAAREKMAAGASLVQIYSGFIFKGPPLIKEIVTHL
- the ssuE gene encoding NADPH-dependent FMN reductase, translating into MRVITLAGSPRFPSRSSALLEYARETLSRVDVKVCHWHLQNFEPEDLLYARFDSPALLALIEQLAQADGLIVATPVYKASFSGALKTLLDLLPERALEGKVVLPLATGGTVAHMLAVDYALKPVLNALKAQEILHGVFADDSQVQDYQHKPQFSPNLQKRLDSALETFWQALHRRDIRVPAFHLPQGVAHV
- a CDS encoding sulfonate ABC transporter substrate-binding protein, giving the protein MFNLFRPRIRSLALTGLLTLSAWSHAAEPAPDALRIGYQKGSISMVLAKSHQLLEKRYPTTKFSWVEFPAGPQMLEALNVGSIDLGSTGDIPPIFAQAAGADLVYVGVEPPKPKAEVILVPENSPIKTVADLKGHKVALQKGSSSHNLLLRALQHAGLKFTDIQPIWLTPADARAAFQQGDVDAWTIWDPYYSAALLHGGVRVLADGSELKQTGSFYLASRPYAEKNGAFIEGVLDTFSQADALTISQRQQSTELLAKTMGLPEAVITSYLSHRPPTAIGPVSEETARRQQDTADLFYENHLVPKKVDINSRIWQPTSQPSAAQQGAKS
- the ssuD gene encoding FMNH2-dependent alkanesulfonate monooxygenase, giving the protein MSLNMFWFLPTHGDGHYLGSDDNARPVDHGYLQQIAQTADRLGFTGVLIPTGRSCEDAWLVAASMIPVTQRLKFLVALRPSVISPTVAARQAATLDRLSNGRALFNLVTGSDPQELAADGVFLDHTERYEASAEFTHIWRRLLEGETVDFDGKYQKVRGAKLMFPPVQQPRPPLYFGGSSDVAQDLAAEQVDLYLTWGEPPAQVKEKIAQVRAKAAKHGRKVRFGIRLHVIVRETNAEAWEAANRLISRLDDDTIAKAQAAFARTDSVGQQRMAALHGGQRDKLEISPNLWAGVGLVRGGAGTALVGDGPTVAARINEYAALGIDSFVLSGYPHLEEAYKVGELLFPHLDVAIPEIPQPPALQVQGEAVANEFLPRKVAQS
- the ssuC gene encoding aliphatic sulfonate ABC transporter permease SsuC — its product is MATPANKWLLRVAPWLLPVGIVILWQIASVTGWLSSRILPSPEGVVEAFWSLSASGELWQHLAISSWRALVGFSIGGSIGLILGLISGLSRWGERLLDTSIQMLRNVPHLALIPLVILWFGIDESAKIFLVALGTLFPIYINTWHGIRNIDQGLVEMARSYGLSGPALFWHVILPGALPSIMVGVRFALGLMWLTLIVAETISANAGIGYLAMNAREFLQTDVVVVAIILYALLGKLADVSAQLLERVWLRWNPAYQLKEASV
- the ssuB gene encoding aliphatic sulfonates ABC transporter ATP-binding protein, producing the protein MNTARLNPGIPLLLNNIGKRYGSNTVLNELDLHIPAGQFVAVVGRSGGGKSTLLRLLAGLEKPNAGELLAGNGPLAASQQETRMMFQDARLLPWKTVIDNVGLGLKGKWRDAALEALAAVGLENRAGEWPAALSGGQKQRVALARALIHRPGLLLLDEPLGALDALTRLEMQDLIESLWLSQGFTVLLVTHDVSEAVAMADRVLLIEDGKIGLDLTIDLPRPRRKGSVRLAELEAEVLNRVLKRGGSEQQIKRWASANA